Proteins encoded together in one Planctomyces sp. SH-PL14 window:
- a CDS encoding YqjF family protein produces the protein MNASSLRSASQVAEAPPSLDGRLAARTRPVGRPAMYQTWQKLLFLHWRFDPEIVQRTLPAGLTVDTWDGAAWMGVVPFFMRNIRPWWFRTVPGVSNFLEINLRTYVYDRHGTPGVWFYSLDANQGLAVRWGRGLFRLPYFASRMSAAVNVEGEVDYRAHRIGTEPGRASHFRYAAASPFRQAAPGSFEFFLVERYILFARGRGDRLYSGQVHHPPYEIAEARVSASDDRLFSLSPEGFAAPGRPFEHALYAPGVDVEVFPLRPVT, from the coding sequence ATGAACGCCTCGTCGCTTCGTTCCGCGTCTCAGGTTGCCGAGGCGCCGCCATCCCTCGACGGCCGGCTGGCGGCGCGGACGCGGCCGGTGGGGCGGCCGGCGATGTATCAGACGTGGCAGAAGCTCCTGTTCCTGCACTGGCGGTTTGATCCCGAGATCGTGCAGCGGACACTGCCGGCGGGGCTGACGGTCGACACCTGGGACGGAGCGGCCTGGATGGGGGTCGTGCCGTTCTTCATGCGGAACATCCGGCCGTGGTGGTTCCGGACGGTCCCCGGCGTGTCGAACTTTCTGGAGATCAACCTGCGGACCTACGTGTATGACCGCCACGGGACGCCGGGGGTATGGTTCTACTCGCTCGATGCGAACCAGGGACTGGCGGTACGGTGGGGCCGGGGGCTGTTCCGGCTGCCGTACTTCGCGAGCCGGATGTCGGCGGCGGTGAATGTCGAGGGGGAGGTGGACTACCGTGCGCACCGGATCGGGACGGAGCCGGGACGGGCAAGTCATTTTCGTTATGCCGCAGCGAGTCCGTTCCGGCAGGCCGCGCCGGGGTCGTTCGAGTTCTTCCTGGTCGAGCGGTACATCCTGTTCGCGCGGGGCCGCGGCGATCGGCTGTATTCCGGGCAGGTGCATCATCCGCCGTATGAGATCGCGGAGGCCCGGGTGTCCGCGTCCGATGACCGGTTGTTCTCGCTCAGCCCCGAAGGGTTTGCGGCACCGGGGCGACCGTTTGAGCACGCGCTGTATGCGCCGGGAGTCGATGTGGAAGTCTTCCCGCTGCGGCCCGTGACCTGA